Proteins co-encoded in one Pogona vitticeps strain Pit_001003342236 chromosome 9, PviZW2.1, whole genome shotgun sequence genomic window:
- the DHX34 gene encoding putative ATP-dependent RNA helicase DHX34, with translation MSPEGRRGRGGGEEEEEDLPGGKPWDWGCPTTRARLEPLFLQGQRPEERQEFWAFLERLQRFRSRRAEKGPKAAAAPQEPSREPHSSREAVAGLPREYDPRYRINLWVPMQEVPGVAPEQVRAFRLGLLHFLDFRQKQGLARLARLQKERAALPMARYRDQLLQAVAGSQVVVVAGDTGCGKSTQVPQYLLAAGYAHVGCTQPRRIACIALAKRVAYESLQQYGDQVGYQIRFESTRSPATRIVFLTEGLLLRQAQREPTLPGYSVLIADEVHERHLHADFLLGVLRRLLPARPDLKLVLMSATINIRLFADYFGRAPVVQVPGRLFAITVMYEPLRPEDSAGERKERLDPRPYLRVLQAIDHKYPPEERGDLLIFLSGVAEIGAVLEAVQTYATHTQRWVALPLHSTLSVAEQDKVFDMPPPGVRKCIVATNIAETSVTIDGVRFVVDSGKVKELSYDPKAKLQRLQEFWISRASAEQRKGRAGRTGPGVCYRLYAESDYDAFAPYPVPEIQRVALDALVLQMKSMGLGDPRAFPFLEPPPPASLETAVGYLKHQGALDAAENLTPIGSLLAELPVDVVIGKMLVLGTLFGLAGPTLTVAAMLSVPSPFLRSSSGRGDPDCATARRPLENPLGDPLTLLNVFDAWVQEKSGNRGGSRRWCRRRGLEEHRLYEAANLRRQFQELLRDHQLLEPAARPSDSYARQSQRRRRQELHRLKREHEEGEGRRRKVLRVQGEEDEAGSSSSGDEGDGKHHRLDFQDIKFQLRHNVEELRAASSAAQSLSPGKLSLLQLVLGRGLYPQLAIPDAFNQSRKDSDQIFHTKEKPGVVLHPTSVFTSSPELLQPSQDGGSDSRGTRGTEQEGLSSRHRILTFVSLLETNKPYLVNCLRLPALQALLLLARSLDTNADGTRIVADSWLELLVPAGEVALRQLWTALRLRASWEKLLDRQLERRGGRRRRRRSEEDLEEDLEERRPSAREVGRLSQELLAFLKTEVPYRLRRLTPLEQQNLYVGPQTLASTPDGEGLPHFFQGAEMTPDEVKGGYRVGDCLTFNCLASEGDLYSECLRSFWTCPRCGLYRPFTPLERMAHEDACRAPGPEGEEPPPGEDPSEDAAGNPSSGASSALQQLYPCAVCQRSLLLTPTEILRHRRQHQAPT, from the exons ATGTCACCggaggggagaagaggaagaggaggaggagaggaggaggaggaggacctgcCTGGCGGGAAGCCCTGGGACTGGGGCTGCCCCACCACCCGGGCTCGCCTGGAGCCCCTCTTCCTGCAGGGCCAAAGGCCCGAGGAGAGGCAGGAGTTCTGGGCCTTCTTGGAGCGGCTGCAGCGCTTCCGCAGCCGGCGGGCGgaaaaagggcccaaggcggcAGCTGCCCCCCAGGAGCCGTCCCGGGAGCCCCATTCCAGCCGGGAGGCGGTGGCGGGGCTTCCTCGAGAGTACGACCCCCGATACCGCATCAACCTGTGGGTGCCGATGCAGGAGGTGCCCGGCGTGGCCCCCGAACAGGTGCGGGCCTTCCGCCTGGGGCTGCTCCATTTCCTGGACTTCCGCCAGAAGCAGGGCTTGGCCCGCCTGGCCCGGCTGCAGAAGGAGCGGGCCGCCTTGCCCATGGCTCGCTACCGGGACCAGCTGCTCCAGGCGGTGGCCGGCagccaggtggtggtggtggccggGGACACCGGCTGCGGGAAGTCCACCCAGGTGCCTCAGTACCTCCTGGCGGCCGGCTACGCCCACGTGGGCTGCACCCAGCCCCGCCGGATCGCCTGCATCGCCCTGGCCAAGAGGGTGGCCTACGAGAGCCTGCAGCAGTACGGCGACCAG GTCGGCTACCAGATCCGCTTTGAGAGCACGCGCTCGCCGGCTACCCGGATCGTTTTCCTGACGGAGGGGCTGCTTCTGCGCCAGGCCCAGCGGGAGCCCACCCTGCCCGGCTACTCAGTCCTGATCGCCGACGAGGTCCACGAGCGCCACTTGCACGCCGACTTCCTCCTGGGCGTCCTGCGCCGcctcctgcccgcccgcccggaCCTCAAGCTGGTCCTCATGTCGGCCACCATCAACATCCGTCTCTTTGCCGACTACTTCGGCCGTGCCCCTGTGGTTCAGGTCCCGGGGCGGCTCTTTGCCATCACG GTCATGTATGAACCCCTCCGTCCCGAGGATAGTGCCGGCGAGCGAAAGGAGCGGCTGGACCCCCGGCCTTACCTGCGTGTGCTCCAGGCCATTGATCACAAGTATCCGCCCGAGGAAAGGGGGGACCTGCTGATTTTTCTCAGTGGTGTGGCCGAAATCGGGGCTGTGCTGGAGGCTGTGCAGACCTACGCCACGCACACCCAGCGCTGGGTGGCCCTTCCCCTTCACAGCACCctctctgtggctgagcaggacAAG GTGTTTGACATGCCTCCCCCAGGCGTCCGGAAGTGCATCGTGGCCACCAACATCGCTGAGACCTCGGTCACCATCGATGGCGTCCGATTCGTCGTGGACTCAG ggaaggtCAAAGAACTGAGCTACGACCCCAAAGCAAAGCTCCAACGCCTGCAGGAGTTCTGGATCAGCCGAGCCAGTGCCGAGCAGCGCAAGGGGCGGGCGGGCCGGACGGGACCCGGCGTCTGTTACCGCCTCTATGCCGAGTCTGACTACGATGCCTTCGCCCCTTACCCGGTGCCGGAGATCCAGCGGGTGGCGCTCGACGCCCTGGTGTTACAG ATGAAGAGCATGGGGCTTGGGGACCCTCGCGCCTTCCCCTTCCTCGAGCCGCCTCCGCCGGCCAGCCTGGAGACCGCCGTGGGCTACCTCAAGCACCAGGGTGCGCTGGACGCAGCGGAGAACCTGACGCCCATCGGGAGCCTCCTGGCCGAGCTGCCTGTGGATGTGGTGATTG GGAAGATGCTGGTGCTGGGGACCTTGTTTGGCCTGGCTGGCCCCACCCTGACAGTGGCTGCCATGCTCAGCGTCCCCTCGCCTTTCCTGCGCAGCAGCTCTGGGCGCGGCGATCCCGACTGCGCCACTGCTCGCCGCCCCTTGGAGAACCCCCTGGGAGACCCTCTGACGCTGCTCAATGTCTTTGACGCCTGGGTGcag GAGAAGTCTGGAAACCGGGGGGGATCTCGCCGCTGGTGCCGGCGTCGTGGCCTGGAGGAGCACCGGCTGTACGAAGCGGCCAACCTGCGGCGCCAGTTCCAG GAGCTCCTCCGCGACCATCAGCTGCTGGAGCCGGCTGCCCGGCCCAGCGATTCCTACGCCCGGCAGAGTCAGCGCCGTCGGCGCCAGGAGCTCCACAGGCTGAAGCGGGAGcacgaggagggggaagggcGGCGGCGGAAAGTGCTGCGGGTCCAGGGGGAGGAGGacgaggctggctcttcttcctcgGGAGACGAAGGGGATGGAAAGCATCATCGCTTGGACTTCCAG GACATCAAATTCCAACTGCGGCACAACGTGGAAGAGCTGCGGGCGGCCTCTTCCGCTGCCCAGTCCCTTTCTCCCGGGAAGCTCTCCCTCCTGCAGCTGGTGCTGGGCCGCGGCCTTTACCCGCAGCTGGCGATCCCAGACGCCTTCAACCAGAGCCGCAAGGACTCGGACCAG ATCTTCCACACCAAAGAGAAGCCTGGGGTGGTTCTCCACCCCACCAGCGTCTTCACCAGTTCTCCTGAGCTGCTGCAGCCAAGCCAGGACGGAGGCTCTGACTCTCGAGGGACCAGGG GGACCGAGCAAGAGGGGCTGAGCAGCCGCCACCGGATCCTCACCTTCGTCTCGCTCCTGGAGACCAACAAGCCATACTTGGTGAACTGCCTCCGCCTCCCGGCCCTGCAG gctCTGCTGCTCTTGGCGCGCTCGCTGGACACCAACGCCGATGGCACGCGCATCGTGGCGGACTCGTGGCTGGAGCTGCTGGTGCCGGCGGGCGAGGTGGCCCTGCGCCAGCTCTGGACGGCCCTGCGCCTccgggcctcctgggagaagctGCTGGACCGGCAACTGGAGAGGCGAGgcggccggaggaggaggaggaggagcgaggAGGACCTGGAGGAGGACCTGGAGGAGAGGCGGCCCAGCGCTCGAGAGGTGGGGAGGCTCTCCCAGGAACTGCTGGCATTCCTGAAGACCGAG GTGCCGTACCGCCTCCGGCGTCTCACACCCTTGGAGCAGCAGAACCTGTACGTGGGTCCTCAGACCCTGGCCTCGACCCCAGACGGAGAGGGGCTGCCCCACTTCTTCCAGGGAGCTGAGATGACCCCCGACGAGGTCAAGGGAGGCTACCGGGTGGGCGACTGCCTGACCTTCAACTGCCTGGCC AGCGAGGGGGACCTCTACAGCGAGTGCTTGCGCAGCTTCTGGACCTGCCCGCGATGTGGCCTCTACCGGCCCTTCACGCCTCTGGAGCGCATGGCCCACGAGGACGCCTGCCGGGCTCCTGGTCCCGAGGGGGAGGAGCCCCCGCCAGGGGAAG ACCCTTCGGAGGATGCAGCAGGCAACCCCTCTTCGGGGGCCTCCTCGGCCCTGCAGCAGCTCTACCCCTGTGCCGTCTGCCAGCGGAGCCTCCTGCTCACGCCCACGGAGATTCTGCGGCACCGAAGGCAGCACCAGGCGCCCACCTGA
- the C5AR1 gene encoding C5a anaphylatoxin chemotactic receptor 1: protein MDEDLTGGFSGFNDDFNYTDYNPTPMTELPERLHPITCVALVVYALVFLVGTLGNGAVIWVVGFQMKPTVNTVWFLNLSVADLLCCLVLPFLAIPLACHHRWYLGNFACKLLPSLTILNMFASVLLLTFISMDRCALVLKPVWCQNYRSARLTWMFCCVAWVAALLLTIPSFLTRHTKSYGSHNWTTCGVQYASHTLEVTVAVTRFLFGFLIPLAVISISYGLVIGRVHSSRFRHSKKTLKVVLVVVVGFFVCWAPYHIVGLILASEIPQSPLFEAVRNADPLVVSLAFLNSCINPIIYVIVGQDFKTKMWRSLKVMLRNVLSEEATLVPSLADGRTQATGTTTNTTEDLSASTTL, encoded by the coding sequence ATGGACGAAGACCTGACAGGTGGTTTTAGTGGCTTCAATGACGATTTCAATTATACGGATTATAACCCCACTCCGATGACGGAGCTGCCTGAGCGCCTGCATCCGATCACTTGTGTAGCGCTGGTGGTCTATGCCCTTGTGTTCCTGGTGGGCACACTGGGGAACGGGGCGGTGATCTGGGTGGTGGGCTTCCAGATGAAGCCCACGGTGAACACGGTCTGGTTCCTCAACCTCTCGGTGGCTGACCTTCTCTGCTGCCTGGTGCTGCCGTTCTTGGCCATACCCCTGGCCTGCCACCACCGGTGGTACCTGGGCAACTTTGCCTGTAAGCTCTTGCCTTCCCTCACCATCCTCAACATGTTTGCCAGCGTCCTGCTCCTGACGTTCATCAGCATGGACCGGTGCGCACTGGTGCTCAAGCCTGTATGGTGCCAGAACTACCGTTCAGCCCGCCTGACCTGGATGTTTTGCTGTGTTGCCTGGGTCGCTGCCCTGCTCCTCACGATACCTTCCTTCCTCACGCGGCACACCAAATCCTACGGTTCTCACAACTGGACCACCTGTGGAGTGCAATATGCCTCCCACACCCTGGAGGTCACCGTGGCTGTCACGCGCTTCCTCTTTGGCTTTCTGATCCCACTTGCGGTCATCAGCATCTCCTACGGACTGGTGATCGGCCGCGTGCACAGCAGCCGTTTCAGGCACTCCAAGAAGACTCTGAAAGTGGTGCTAGTGGTTGTGgtgggtttctttgtttgctgGGCCCCCTACCACATTGTGGGGCTGATTCTGGCCAGCGAAATCCCACAGAGCCCCCTCTTCGAGGCCGTCAGGAACGCCGACCCGCTCGTGGTCTCCCTGGCTTTCCTCAACAGCTGCATCAACCCCATCATCTACGTCATTGTGGGCCAGGATTTCAAGACCAAAATGTGGCGCTCTTTGAAGGTGATGTTGCGCAACGTCCTGAGCGAGGAAGCCACGCTGGTCCCTTCTCTGGCCGACGGACGTACCCAAGCTACCGGCACGACCACCAACACCACTGAGGATCTGAGCGCCAGCACCACCTTGTGA